Below is a genomic region from Rana temporaria chromosome 3, aRanTem1.1, whole genome shotgun sequence.
acagtgtacgcctaaagcttacctgaatacaattgctggtgttctcatacaattacAGTCAGGGACCTACAGTATTCAGTTTTATTATCCTTTGcaaagtgtgcacctaaagcttacctgaatacaattgtcggtgttctcatacaaatacaggcacgGACCTCCAGTATCCAGTtctagtgtcctttgcacagtgtgcacctaaagcttacctgaatacaattgctggtgttctcatacaattacaggcagggacctacaGTGTTCAGTTttattgtcctttgcacagtgtgcacctaaagcttacctgaatacaattgctggtgttctcatacaaatacaggcagggagctgcagtattttgttttagtgtcctttgcacagtgtgcacctaaagctacctgactacaattgctggtgttctcatactaataccacagacagagatctgcaagtattgtcagttagtgtactgtgtctttgcacagtgtgcaactaaagctacgTGACTACAATtgatggtgttctcatactaatatcacaggcagggacctgcaaatagtttcacttggtgtactgtgtcctctgcacagtgtgcacctaattctacctgactacaattgctggtgttctcatactaataccacaaggcagggatctgcaagtattgtcagttagtgtactgtgtcctctgcacagtgtgcacctaaagctacctgactacaattgctggtgttcttttaataataatactacatgcagggagctgcaagtattttcagttagtgtactgtgccctttgcacagtgtgcaaatAAAGATaactgaagacaattgctggtgttctcttaaTAAtattactacaggcaggcagttgattctgctagctgcagtataatcagtatatatatatatatatatatatatatatatatatacaggcataccccacttttaagtacacaacgggaccagagcatgtatgtaaaacgaaaatgtacttaaagtgaaacaataccctttttcacttctagagtgtagtggggggtcagggactgtagtgggggtgtcaagagctgtagttgaggtctcaggggctgtagtgggggtgtcaggagcacactggaacagggtggggtatgctctcgaagcttcagctccttctacagcggctgcaaaatgtctgtacagtgcttgtaaggcactttacatacactcgcaggtatgtccttactcgcgagtgtatgtaaagtgagtgtacttaaagcggggtatgcctgtatatatatatatacatcccagctttgtgcagctacatctctctGCAGGCcattgttcaacaggggcatgtaattaaaattcttgatctaatattttacagcagggcccattcctgcgcccaccaagagtaactgtgagggcttacagtgttgtggcaccagcaccaccaccaccaccaccaccaccaacaaaggcccaatttttttgcccctgttcaacaaaggcatgcaattacaattcttgatctaatatttaacagcagggcccattcctgcgcccactaaaagtaactgtgaggacttacagtgttgtggcaccagcaccaccaccaccactaaaggcccaatttttctaccactgttcaacaatgacatgtaattacaatttttgatataatagttcacagcagggtgttccagcgcccaccaagactaactgtgagagcttacagtgttgtggcaacaccaacacctaaggcccaaatttctgcagagtatatacggcaggcccctactttcaaacatccaacttacaaacgactcctacttgcaaacaaaaggagacaacaggaagtgagaggaaatctactccTTAGgaggggaaattctctcctgtaagaggtctctcctctccactgatgctttatcaccaatacttgtttcactaaaaacccaaaattttcaaaaaaacatttgtcattgggacagaaagtgaggtaaaatcttctgaacagatgcacagacagcaaaacaaatgttacagggatgataacccttccctatgttttccaaaaagcttgaaacttttttttttggctggagtaccagttcaaaattacaaactgattctacttaacaacttaacaacaaacctacagtccctgtcttgtttgcagagtatatagggcctgggggccccacacctttcctttttttaagttAGGTGCGGtgctccccttaatatccatacaagacccaaaggggctggtaatgggctgggggggggggggggtaccaatgccattttctcaatgattttcgtCCATATTGCCggaaccagacattacattaaagccgcaagcagtttttcctaaagaaatgtcattttgtgcagggacaattcttaacacgggaaacacgtgccacttcacaggcatactatagacacccagcaggtacgatatttaaaggaatatttcactttctttttcacgttaagcatcattaaaatcactgctcccaaaaaaaaatcattttttaaaacttttttttgcattgatacatgttccctggggcagggtCCGGGTCCCAAGACcccttttaggacaataactttcatattagtctttaaaattagcacttttgattttgaacgttcaagtcccatagacttcaatggggttctaaagtttgcgcgaacgttcggtccgttcgaaggttctgatgagATGttcgggggtgttcggctcattcctactaATGAATAGACAGTGTTACAAGAAGTTTCACAAGGAGTCTGTCTGTACCATCACCCCAGGTTATAATTCAAAGAATTGAACACTTAGTTAAATTAACAAGATAAGGGGAGATTCTAAAGACGATGTATGAGCTCACAGGAATTATCTTTGCATGAACGAAGCAAGAGGGCTTATTTATAAATAagctattttattatatattttaaataatatattttaaataataatgtttCATTCATATATCTTAATAATGTATCTGTTTTATTATTCGAAAACCCATTTATgcatatatatagattattattattattatgataaaaGTTTCTAACATGGTATTCTATTATTCTATTGGTTTCTCGTTAGAGtcatgaattttattttttaggaactTAACTAATATTATTTACACTTGcttagtgaattggtagaggtacaatgtaccccattaccaattcacatagggggggggcgggatctgggagtcccctagacccccacaaccaccgggcaagggttgtggggatgaggcccttgccctcatcaacatggggacatcctccccatgttgagggcatgtggcctggtacggttcaggagggggggcgctctctcgtccacccctcttttcctgttgccggccaggttgcgtgctcggataagggtgtgtatttttaggggaactccacgccatttttttttaaatttggggtggagttccccttaaaatccacaccagacctgaagggtcaggaatggatatttggggggaaccccacgtcttttttttttttaaattgacgacagggttccccttaatatccataccagacctgaagggcttggtaattgaatttggggggacccccactcttttttttttatgaatgaattttatctgaattgccgggagctgacaattcattaaagctgcgagtgatttttaaatgactttttttccttcagaaatgacactttgtgcagagacagttctaagcatgggaaacatgcgctatttcacaggcatactctttacacccccccaggtatgaaatttaaaggaatatttcacttttattgtttcactttaagcatgattaaattcactgctcccgaaaaaacggacggttttaaaactttttttgcattgatacatgtcccctggggcaggacccaggtccccaaacactttttaggacaatgacttgcatattagcctttaaaattagcactttagatttctcccatagagaAAGGGTGTtcccagggtgttctgcggcttttcgaatttgccgcgaacaccccaaattgttcactgttcgccgaacaggcaatgttcgagtcgaacatgagtttgactcgaactcgaagctcatccctaatcttgggtatataagaccccaaatccctcctctgccctttaAAAGCATTCATAACACCAAGATCAGTGTGTTTTAATGCCTTAGATTATCCAAAACTGGATCCGATGGTTCCAGAGTAAACTGGAGGTGATGTCATCTCTTCCGGTTTACGATTACGAACAGCCAAGCAAAGCAGATCCCTGCTTTGCTTGGCTGTCTGGCCAGCCGGTGGGTGAGCCGGCTGGTAGctcgggtctcctggtgggacagGGGAGCAGCAGAATTGCTTGTATATGCAATCGAGCGGCTAGTAAACCACTGTGCTGGCTATTACAAGAAGCCCGACTGCTGGCTCTAAAAAATGATACCAGGGTTATGCCTGCAGAAACATCATTCCGGTACAGACACCACCCACCTAAGAAATGCTGCCCCAGGCAAACACCTTGTAGTAATGGTTTAGAAAGTGAATGGAAATTCATGAGCTGTTACCAGAGATAACGTCCTGCTGCAtctctgggacagaaagtgaaggaaatcacaaatggcaaaaaataacCTGACAAGTTTTTACCCATTCTGTACCCtaggaaaaactgaaaaaaattggTTATACATATGCTTTGAAGATGAAATAATAACACATTTGCATCTAAAGAACCTCTTATGGTTTTCAGACAAGTATTATACCTCTTAACAATTTACTATTTAATGTGTTATGctacactaaacctttcatccagcttttaaatttttgtacttgttatttttaaaagccagtaaaaaggaaaggtgattaaaaaaaactttgttttaaccaATCATTTACGTTGAACTAAATGGTATACCCCTTTCCATCTCACTAGAACATACActacattgtcaaaagtattgggacatgcacatgaactttaatttcattccagtcttagtccgcagggttcaatattgagttggcccactctttgcagcctcaactcttctaggaaggctgtccacaaggcttaggagtgtgtctattggaatgtttgaccattcttccagaagcgcatttgtgaggtcggcATTGATGTTGGACTAGAAGGTCTGGCTGGCAGTCTCcgctaatttatcccaaaggtattgtatcgggttgaggtcaaggctctgtgcaggccagtcaagttcctccaccccaaactcgctcatccattccTTATGGACCTTGCATTTATGGACctcatagagtttgcatgttctccatgtgtgggtttcctctcacgctccaaagacatgctggtaggttaatgggTCCTAGTATGAATATGACATAGGAATCTTAGTTTGtaaactccttgagggcagggactgatgtgaatgtacaatatatatgtatagtgatgcataaattgacagtgcaatataagtacctgtaatacctAAATTtagttagtaagttagtaataactaaaaactaaaaacaacAATATGAACGTAATGTTATACAAAAATATTATACATTAGTTTGTTTGTGGCTGGCTGAAGCTTTTTAATTGCTCCCAAAACCTCTTTGTTTCTTAAGGTATAGACTACAGGGTTCAGCATTGGGACCAGAGCCATATAGATCAGTGACATCACCTTATCACCCTCTTTAGAGAGTCCAGCTTCTGAATCAGCATAGTGTATGATAGCAGGGCCATAGAACAATATGACGGTAGTGATGTGAGAGGTACAGCTCGAGAACGCTTTGACACGACCAGCTGATGAACTTATCTTCATGATGGAGGAAATAATATACACATAGGAAATCAGAACCAAAGAAAAGGGTATAAATGCAAGAAAAATATCATCCACAATTATAAGTATTTCCCTGCTGGAAGTGTCACTAGTGGTGACTGTGTACAGTGTTTTTAGGTCACAATAAAAATGATCAAGGTTCTGTGGGCTACAAAAAGATAATACAGAAGTAATAATGCCATATTTTACTGAATTGATAATGGCTATAAGCCAAATGGAAATGGCCACTATAGTGCAAACTCTTGTATTCATTATCAGATGATACTGTAAAGGCTTACAGACGGCAACATACCGATCATAAGACATGGCGGTCAGCACCAACATATCACAAACAACAGATAAGACAAGAAAGGAAGTCTGAGCTATGCATCCTGAAAAAGACATTGCTTTGGCCTTTGTTAGTGTTACTGACAAGAGCTTTGGAAGAATACTAGAAACATAAATGACATCTACAATGGAGAGATTACATAGGAAGAAATACATAGGGGTGTGcaacctgggcaccaggcagaTCAATGTTGTAATAAGCAAGTTCCCAGTCACTGTCATCAGATACATTAGCAGAACTCCAGTAAAAAGCACAAGTCCTCCTGCATTGGAGGTGGAGAAAGCTAGAATATAGAATGTGTTTGATGTGTTGTTGAAACACTCCTTCATGTTTTGTTCTACCTGGAAACCTGAAAAAAGAGAAGTgaatcatgtattttttttaaagtaaaggtTTTTAATACACATGTATTAAATCAAAACTGTGCTGTGTCAATGCTCTGTTCAGCTTTCAGCAgaaaactaaggggcagatccacaaaaggattacgacggcgtatctattgatacgccgtcgtaattttaaaatcactgcgtcgtatttttgttttgtatctacaaaacaagatacgacggcatctcggagggatccgacaggcgtacgtcttaggccccgtacacacgatagaatccatccgctgaaaaatctcagcggatcggtttcagcggatagattctatggtgtgtacattcctgcggatatttatccgcggaaatttcccgattccagcagataaaaatttgtagacatgtctacaaatctatccgcttgaatcgatcccaacggattgatccgctggtctgtacagactcaccggatcaatccgtccgaagggatcccccgcatgcgtcgtaatgattcgacgcatgcgtggaattccttatatgacagcgtcgcgctcgtcgccgcgtcatcatcgcggcggcggcgcgacacgtcatcgcgaggggatttcggcgcggatttagatcctatggtgagtacactccatcggatcaaaatccgctgaaatcctggagaggatttatccacggaaacggtccgctggaccgtatccgcggataaatcctctcgtgtgtactaggccttagtacgccttcggatcttaaggtgcaatatttcggctgccgctaggtggcgttcccgtagaattccgcgtcgagtatgcaaattagctatttacggcgatccacgtacgtacgtccggccggtgcattttttacgttgtcttcgttcggctttttccggcatatagttaaagctgctatatggtggcgtactaaatgttaactatggccgtcgttcccgcgtccaaatttgaattttttacgtcgtttgcgtaagtcgttcgcgaatagggatttgcgtagaatgatgtcaccgtcgtgagcattggcttgttccaagttaatttcgagcatgcgcacttggatacccccacggacggcgcatgagcagt
It encodes:
- the LOC120930897 gene encoding olfactory receptor-like protein OLF3; translation: MKECFNNTSNTFYILAFSTSNAGGLVLFTGVLLMYLMTVTGNLLITTLICLVPRLHTPMYFFLCNLSIVDVIYVSSILPKLLSVTLTKAKAMSFSGCIAQTSFLVLSVVCDMLVLTAMSYDRYVAVCKPLQYHLIMNTRVCTIVAISIWLIAIINSVKYGIITSVLSFCSPQNLDHFYCDLKTLYTVTTSDTSSREILIIVDDIFLAFIPFSLVLISYVYIISSIMKISSSAGRVKAFSSCTSHITTVILFYGPAIIHYADSEAGLSKEGDKVMSLIYMALVPMLNPVVYTLRNKEVLGAIKKLQPATNKLMYNIFV